The following proteins come from a genomic window of Maribacter sp. HTCC2170:
- the greA gene encoding transcription elongation factor GreA — translation MSNVSYYTAEGLKNLRDELNQLKDVERPKASQAIAEARDKGDLSENAEYDAAKEAQGLLELRISKLEDTVANARLIDESQLDTSKVLVLSTVKLKNQANGMEMKYTLVAESEADLKTGKISVNSPIGKGLLGKEVGDTAEITVPNGKITFEILEITRE, via the coding sequence ATGAGTAACGTATCTTATTACACGGCAGAAGGCTTAAAAAATTTGAGAGATGAGTTGAATCAACTTAAAGATGTTGAGCGACCAAAAGCCTCCCAGGCAATTGCAGAGGCCAGGGATAAGGGAGACTTGTCTGAAAATGCGGAATATGACGCTGCCAAAGAAGCGCAAGGTCTTTTAGAATTGAGAATTTCTAAACTGGAAGATACTGTGGCCAATGCCAGATTAATCGATGAATCTCAATTAGATACTTCGAAAGTGTTGGTGTTATCAACGGTAAAACTTAAGAACCAGGCCAACGGTATGGAAATGAAATATACTTTGGTGGCAGAAAGTGAAGCCGATCTAAAAACAGGCAAGATTTCGGTAAACTCGCCAATTGGTAAAGGCCTGTTAGGTAAAGAAGTAGGCGATACAGCTGAAATCACTGTGCCAAATGGTAAAATCACTTTTGAGATTTTAGAAATTACCAGAGAATAG
- a CDS encoding HIT family protein, giving the protein MASIFTKIINGEIPCYKIAEDENFFAFLDINPNAIGHTLCIPKKEVDKITDLDADTYLGLMSFSMKIGKAIEASLDCKRVGMTVIGLEVPHVHVHMIPLNTMKEATFQHKVSLTQEEFETIARKIISKIE; this is encoded by the coding sequence ATGGCCAGTATTTTCACCAAGATTATTAACGGAGAAATTCCTTGTTATAAAATAGCCGAAGATGAAAATTTCTTTGCTTTTTTGGACATTAATCCCAATGCCATTGGGCATACTTTATGTATCCCAAAAAAAGAGGTTGATAAAATTACAGATTTGGATGCAGACACCTATCTGGGTCTTATGTCATTTTCAATGAAAATAGGCAAAGCAATTGAAGCATCCTTGGATTGTAAGCGTGTAGGGATGACCGTAATCGGATTGGAAGTGCCACATGTTCATGTGCATATGATTCCTTTGAATACTATGAAAGAAGCCACCTTTCAGCATAAGGTTTCTCTAACCCAAGAAGAATTTGAAACTATTGCCAGGAAAATCATTT